The DNA sequence GGATGATGCACTGGGCGTCATCAATTCCAGCTACGGCATGGGTTCGGCTGTGAAGGGCGCGATGGTGCTGACCGGATACATGAGCGGCGTCATCAGCACGGACAACAATGTCCTCGTCGATGAACCTTTGCAATTCCAAGGTTCAAATCTGAAAAAATCAGTTTTCAACCCTTACATCGGCAGCCAAGTGGCCATCAACGACATCGAGGCGTTAGCCCGCTCATCGAATATTTACATGATCAAATTGGCGATGCTGATGGGGGGACAATCATCCTATGAATCGGGAGGCACCTTGAATATTTCCCCAGATCTGATCAACGAGCTGCGCAGCTACTTTGCCCAGTTCGGCTTGGGTGTGAAGACGGGGATCGACTTGCCGAACGAAGGCAGCGGGCTGACCGGGTTCAGCCAAGCGGCAGTTAACGTAGTCGACCAATCATTCGGACAATACGATCTGTACACGACCCTGCAATTGTCGCAATACATCAATACCATCGCCAATGGCGGAACCCGGTACGCACCGCAATTGGTTTCGGAAATCCGCAGCACAGATGCGAACGGATCGCTGGGGGCGCTGGAAACGACATTGGAGACAAAAGTGATGAACCAGGTCGACGTCGACGCGGAAGCGATGGAGCGTGTCCAGCAAGGCTTTTACCAAGTAACGCACAGCACGAACGGAACGGCGTATTCGACATTCGGGAAAGATCCGAACAATGTCGCCGCCAAGACAGGTACGGCTGAGGCCTTCTACGATGGGAACAATGAGAGTCTGAAGAATGAAAGTGTCTTTAACTCCACCTTCGTCGGTTATGCGCCATTCGACAATCCGGAAATTACGGTAACCGTCGTTGTCCCTTATCTCAGGTCGGAAACGGGCCGGGCCACTCCGATAGCCAAGAAAGTGTTTGATGCTTATTTCAACACAGGGGATTACGCAGCAGCAGCCGAGTAACCAAGGTCAGCGACGGGAATCGTCTGACGGCTGTCAAATGAACATAAAGAAGGGGCCGAAGCAAGGATTTTGATTCCTTGCTTCGGCCCCTTCTTTGTTGAACGGCTACGGCTGGGGTATTATTCCAACGTGATGATGTCGGCGATGACTTCATAACCCATATCCTGCGACAACTGATACTCTCCGACATTGATTTTCGTGACAAGATTCCGGTCATTCATATACTGTTCAAAGACAGCCCGATCCGTAATGAGTCCCGCACTGATAAGATTGTCTATGACGACGGACATCGGTTGTCCGGAAGTGATGACAAAAGTGACGGGTGCGTTCGCGACAGGGACAGCTGAACTTTCGGTCACGCTCGCTGCTTCAGCGGGCGCGCTGGAAGCTACGGCTGCTGCGTCGGCAGGCACGCTGCTTAGTGATGCCTCATTCAGTTGTTTCTGCAATTCCAATTCCGCCAAAGTACTTTCATATTTCTCTTGATAATCCGTTGAATCGGCATTTGCTTCTCCGTTGAAGGTGCTGCCAGGGAGTGCTTCCGGATAGAAAAGCTGGAAGCCGGCCAACAGCACGGCAGACAACAAAAAACCGATGGATAAAAAACGAAGCTTTTGTTTGTTCACTTTATTTTCTCCTCTATACGATTGATTGCTCTATGTAGTTATCGACAACGAGTTGCACGGTGGTGATAGGGACGGACAGTTGCTCTGCAATCTCATCAAACGTTCTTCCGCTTGTATACAAAGTGATGATGTGCTGCTTTGTCAGATTATGTACTTTTTTGACGGTCTGCGAGTCTTCGGAAACGGGAATTTCTTTACCCAATTCCTCTTCTACAGCGATGAGTCGTTGCTTCAATTCATGGATTTCTTCCGTTAATTGTAATGTGTATTCACTCATCTCATCAGCGAATTTGCGATCATTATCCTTGACGAAAAATGATGCAAACAGCAATATGATTGCGATTGTCAGTAAGACAATCACGATGGTCCATTGTTCCATCTTTGTCACCTCAATTCTTCTTTTTGACGCCTGATAACATTCTAATGAAATTCGCTTGTTTCTGCAACCTTATCTGGGATTTAATTGGCTTAATGCTCAAAAAAAGTGGACTTGCGCAGAAGTTGTTCAAAAAATAGTGGCATAATTTTTCCATAAGTGATACAATGAGAAACGCAGAAGATGATTCGATCTTCAATTTTTTTATGTTTGGAGGGAAGAATATGCGGTTAAATATTACATTGGAATGTACGGAGTGTAAAGAACGTAATTACTTAACAAAGAAAAACAAACGTAACAACCCGGACCGTCTTGAAGTGAAAAAATATTGTCCACGTGAAAGACGCGTGACTTTGCATCGTGAAACAAAATAATTAAAACGACAACAGGATATCCTGTTGTTTTTTTATTTTATCCGGACGGATGTTTTATACAACAGAAACGGTATGCAACAGACGGCTTGAGGAGGTAAACTGATGAAAGAACGGATAAGAAAAGAAATGCTTGGGAAATTGAGGGATTTGCCTTCCCGGGAGCGGCTCCGGATGGAGAATGAGTTGACGAAAGCAGTCTGCTCCAGCCGCGAGTGGAAAGCATCGAAGACGATCGGCGTCACCTGGTCCAATTTTCCTGAAATCGATACGCATAAAATCATCGTAAAGGGGCTAGAGGAAGGCAAGCGGATGGTCGTTCCCTATTCCGGCAAGGACCGTGTGATGACTTTTCATGAATATTTGCCGGATACCGCCATGTTGAGGAGCAAATTCGGCATCATGGAACCTGCCGATAAGAGCAACCCGGTCCCGCCCCAAGAAATCGACCTGCTGCTTGTTCCTGGATTGGCGTTTTCGGAAACGGGTTATCGCATCGGGTTCGGCGGCGGCTACTATGATCGCTATCTGGCCTCGTATGATGGTCAGACCCTGTCGATGCTGTTCCCGTTCCAATTGTTCAAGGATCCGGATTGGGAAATCGAAGCTTTTGATGTACCGGTCCAAAAGTTGTTGACGGCAGTATTCTAGTATAAAATAGGATAATAATGGAAAGGAGTGTCATGATGCGGTCATATAACACCAAAAGATCCTATTTGCCGGATCAATTCTCTGTAACACACTTGTTCTTGGCCATTCAGATCGTCATTTTCCTGCTGATGACCCTGAACGGCGGGAGCACCAATGTGCTGACGCTTATCCTCTTCGGAGCCAAATTCAACCCTGCCATCGCGCAAGGGGAATGGTGGCGTTTGATAGCGCCCATGTTCATCCACATAGGCTTCACGCACATCCTTGTCAACAGCATCACCTTGTATTATTTGGGCACCCAGATGGAAATTCTTTACGGCTCTTTGCGGTTCGCGCTCATCTATCTCCTGAGCGGTTTGATGGGGAACCTCATGAGCTTCGCCTTCAATGATTCGATTTCCGCTGGTGCAAGCACCTCCCTTTTCGGGTTGTTTGCCGCGGCCATCGTTCTGGGGCGTCAGTTTCCTTACAATGCTGGGATCCAGCTGATGGCCCGCAATTTTACGATGCTGATTTTCCTGAATTTCTTCTTCGGCTTTTTTTCCTCAGCAGTCGATAATTACGGGCATCTTGGCGGGGCGCTAGGCGGAGCGCTTGCGGCCGTGTTC is a window from the uncultured Trichococcus sp. genome containing:
- the rpmG gene encoding 50S ribosomal protein L33, which translates into the protein MRLNITLECTECKERNYLTKKNKRNNPDRLEVKKYCPRERRVTLHRETK
- a CDS encoding rhomboid family intramembrane serine protease; translation: MMRSYNTKRSYLPDQFSVTHLFLAIQIVIFLLMTLNGGSTNVLTLILFGAKFNPAIAQGEWWRLIAPMFIHIGFTHILVNSITLYYLGTQMEILYGSLRFALIYLLSGLMGNLMSFAFNDSISAGASTSLFGLFAAAIVLGRQFPYNAGIQLMARNFTMLIFLNFFFGFFSSAVDNYGHLGGALGGALAAVFIAMPRTAKSKNGQRLLFLVIYFVSAIFFAYTGLMRTGFALY
- a CDS encoding 5-formyltetrahydrofolate cyclo-ligase; the protein is MKERIRKEMLGKLRDLPSRERLRMENELTKAVCSSREWKASKTIGVTWSNFPEIDTHKIIVKGLEEGKRMVVPYSGKDRVMTFHEYLPDTAMLRSKFGIMEPADKSNPVPPQEIDLLLVPGLAFSETGYRIGFGGGYYDRYLASYDGQTLSMLFPFQLFKDPDWEIEAFDVPVQKLLTAVF